In candidate division WOR-3 bacterium, one DNA window encodes the following:
- a CDS encoding LemA family protein has product MLILIVILAILMVLVLFVIAVYNGLIVKRNRVRNGWHQIDVQLKRRIDLIPNLVETVKGYAAHEKAIFERIAEARSLALGAKTPGEAARANNMLTETLKSLFAVVENYPNLKANENFAKLQEELTTTENKISFARQFYNDVVMDYNNQIQMFPSNIIASMFRFAAEEFYTVPEAEREAPKVKF; this is encoded by the coding sequence ATGCTGATACTAATAGTAATTCTAGCGATCCTCATGGTGCTCGTGCTCTTTGTTATCGCCGTGTACAACGGCTTGATCGTGAAGCGTAACCGGGTGCGAAACGGCTGGCATCAGATTGATGTGCAACTCAAACGTCGCATTGACTTGATTCCCAACCTGGTCGAAACGGTCAAGGGCTACGCTGCGCACGAGAAAGCTATCTTTGAACGGATTGCTGAGGCACGGTCCCTGGCTCTTGGTGCCAAGACCCCGGGGGAAGCAGCCAGGGCAAACAACATGCTCACCGAGACCCTGAAGTCACTATTCGCTGTAGTCGAGAACTATCCGAATCTGAAGGCGAACGAGAACTTTGCCAAGCTCCAGGAGGAACTAACTACAACCGAGAATAAGATTTCTTTCGCCCGCCAATTCTACAACGATGTAGTAATGGATTACAATAATCAGATTCAGATGTTTCCGTCTAACATCATCGCCAGCATGTTCCGATTTGCAGCCGAGGAGTTCTACACGGTGCCCGAGGCCGAGCGCGAAGCGCCGAAGGTGAAATTCTAG
- a CDS encoding M48 family metalloprotease — protein sequence MAERTHLYRLIARNKWGTGLFIALFTIILAVIGMALGQVMHWGAEVYVLFALFIVVYNLVLYFNSDRIALAVNGAQSADPTEYAQLHNVVEEVALAAGVPKPGVYVVDSAAPNAFATGRNPAHASIAVTRGLLATMNRDELQGVVAHEMAHIRNYDILMMTVVAIIGGLIILFRDMLLRWGIFFGGGRRRRDSSGRGGGQAQLILILVGLVLAILAPLLIALIRAAISRQREYLADASGAYIVRNPHGLASALAKLGASKEKLRTASDAMAHMFITNPFAKDRTGRADWFASHPPLTERIRRLNALTLDRTAVE from the coding sequence ATGGCTGAGCGCACACACCTCTACCGGCTAATCGCCCGTAACAAGTGGGGCACCGGATTGTTCATCGCCCTGTTCACGATTATCCTGGCTGTAATCGGAATGGCCTTAGGCCAGGTCATGCACTGGGGCGCCGAGGTTTATGTACTGTTTGCCCTGTTCATCGTCGTTTACAATCTGGTCCTCTATTTCAACTCCGACCGGATTGCGCTGGCGGTCAACGGCGCGCAGTCGGCTGACCCCACAGAATACGCCCAGCTCCACAACGTGGTAGAAGAAGTTGCCCTGGCCGCGGGCGTGCCCAAGCCTGGCGTTTACGTTGTTGACTCGGCCGCCCCAAATGCTTTTGCGACCGGCCGCAATCCGGCCCATGCATCAATTGCTGTTACCCGTGGGCTACTGGCGACGATGAACCGCGATGAACTCCAGGGCGTTGTCGCACACGAGATGGCGCACATTCGCAATTACGATATCCTGATGATGACCGTAGTCGCAATCATCGGGGGGCTCATCATCTTGTTCCGGGACATGCTTCTGCGCTGGGGCATCTTCTTTGGTGGCGGCCGCCGGCGGCGAGATTCCTCGGGCCGCGGCGGCGGACAGGCTCAGCTTATTCTGATACTGGTTGGTCTAGTGCTCGCCATTCTTGCACCTCTGCTCATAGCCTTGATTCGGGCGGCGATTTCCCGCCAGCGCGAGTATCTGGCAGATGCCTCGGGTGCCTACATCGTACGCAATCCTCACGGCCTTGCCTCGGCGCTTGCCAAGCTCGGTGCAAGCAAGGAAAAACTCAGGACCGCGTCCGACGCCATGGCACACATGTTTATCACCAACCCGTTTGCCAAGGACCGGACCGGGCGAGCAGACTGGTTTGCATCGCACCCGCCGCTTACCGAGCGCATCCGCCGTCTCAATGCACTTACGCTGGATAGAACAGCGGTAGAATAG